A single window of Candidatus Flexicrinis affinis DNA harbors:
- a CDS encoding SH3 domain-containing protein: MHAPPSPRPPGLMPPLWSCAAVTAITLLCVAGAVAAFLALGGQTPPAAPITLVVRTAPPELLLTAQSAPLEAGAPVLVVEQTRASQLAMIGPTLPPIVFTPTPEQIAIGKTIRVVDVGDQQLNVRSQPGVVDTQILFRAPEGSYFIIGDGPSQADGLTWWRIDDPSSGRSGWAASNYLEPATLP; the protein is encoded by the coding sequence ATGCACGCACCGCCCTCACCCCGTCCGCCGGGCCTGATGCCGCCGCTTTGGTCGTGCGCGGCCGTGACGGCGATAACGCTTCTGTGTGTTGCTGGCGCGGTTGCCGCGTTCCTCGCGCTGGGCGGCCAAACGCCACCTGCAGCGCCGATCACGCTGGTCGTGCGCACAGCGCCACCCGAGCTGCTGCTTACGGCGCAGTCGGCGCCACTCGAAGCCGGCGCTCCTGTGCTGGTGGTCGAACAAACCCGCGCCAGCCAGCTTGCGATGATCGGCCCCACCCTGCCGCCGATCGTCTTTACGCCGACCCCGGAGCAAATCGCCATCGGCAAGACGATTCGAGTTGTCGACGTCGGCGATCAACAGCTTAACGTGCGCAGTCAGCCCGGAGTAGTCGACACGCAAATCCTTTTCCGCGCGCCGGAAGGTTCCTACTTCATCATCGGCGACGGCCCGTCACAAGCCGATGGCTTGACGTGGTGGCGCATCGACGATCCGTCTTCGGGCCGCAGCGGATGGGCGGCCTCCAACTATCTTGAACCCGCTACCCTGCCTTGA